The Bacillus sp. FJAT-27916 genomic interval TGTAATAGTAATTTGTAGTTATAGTATTATAAAACTTATAAGATTACTATGAATTAACCTCAAAATGATTCAAAAGACCTAATAATTTCTAAATACTATTTTCTTATTTATAGATAAAGAAGAAAAGTGGAGATGGAAAATAAGGTGTACCATAGCCTAAGCTCATATAATGGTACCTATCGTTCACTTATTCTAGGATTTCTTTTTTGGCTGCTTGCCAATTTCATTGATAATGATAATCACCAAGTGGTTGATTTTGCTAAATTCGTTGTTTATAATGAAAGCGAACTCAATAATGATAATCGTTTTCAATCGGTAATTGAGAAATTATTTTTGTGGGGATGCCAAATGAGATTATGGATGTTAATAACAGCAACTGTTATCCTCACCTTTATTTCGCTATTTATAGGGGCCATTGATATTAAACCAACTGATCTGCTTGATTGGGAGTCTGATGAGACACAAATCTTCCTCATGAGCCGATTGCCACGGTTGATGGCCATACTTTTAGCAGGTGCAGGAATGGGGATTGCCGGCTTAATCATGCAAAGCTTAAGCCGAAATAAGTTTGTTTCCCCTACAACAGCGGGAACGCTTGACGCAGCAAAACTGGGAGTCATTGTTTCCATGATTTTTATCCCAAGTATGTCTTATATGGGACAAATTCTCTTTAGTTTTGCGTTTGCTCTAATCGGGACGTTTATTTTCATGCAATTACTTGAACGGATTAAATTCAAGGATGTCATTTTCGTTCCGCTTATTGGGATCATGTATGGAAACATCATTGGTGCCATCTCAACATTTTTGGGCTATGAAGCAGATGTGCTCCAGAATGTTGATACGTTTTTCTTAGGAAGCTTCACATTGATTGTGTCGGGACGCTATGAATTGCTATATGTAGCAGTACCGGCGATAATAATTGCTTATATTTTTGCGAATAAATTTACGGTTGCCGGCATGGGAGAGGATTTTGCGAGGAATTTAGGATTAAGCTATCGCACAGTCCTGAATATCGGACTGGTTATCGTGGCAGTTATTTCAACGACCGTTGTGTTAACTGTCGGTATGATTCCTTTCTTAGGTTTAATCGTGCCGAACCTTGTTTCTTTATACCTGGGGGATAATTTACGCAAGACTATTCCCCATACAATCTTCATGGGGGCAGCATTCTTGCTGGCCTGCGACATTATCAGCCGGCTGATTGTTCATCCATATGAAATACCGGTCAATACAACAGTTGCAGTCATTGGCAGTGCGATCTTCTTGATTATGTTGTTTAGGGGGAAAGCATATGCGAAAAAATAGCACAAAATTATTGCTGCTGGCTGTTATTGCCCTAATATGTATGGGACTCTTTGCCTTTTATAATATTCAAGGAAGCTTCAGCTATGCCTTTCCTAGACGTGTGGAACGCCTCATTGCGATGGTGATTACCGGAACGGCAATCGCTTACGCAACGGTAATTTTCCAAACTGTTACCCATAATCGGTTATTGACTCCATCTGTCATGGGTGTAGATTCGATGTATGAGGTCGTCCAGACAATCATTTACTTCACGGCAGGCTCAGCATCGATTTTTGTTGTAAGCCGTTACTTGAATTTTGGGTTATCCATTGCCGCTATGGTGATTTTTGCCCTGATTCTCTATCGTTTTCTGTTCCGGGCGGATAAATATCCTATTTATCTTTTATTATTGGCCGGGATGATTATAGGGACACTCCTTGGCAGTCTTGTGACATTCATGCAGGTCATTATCGACCCTGTTGAGTATGAAAGCCTGCAAGCCCGCTTGTTTGCCAGCTTCATGAATGTGAAGACTGAGCTGCTGCTCATGGCAATCGTTATCTTAGGTGCAGCCTTCCTCTACGGTTATCGTTTGCTCAAAGATCTCGATGTCGTATCCTTAGGCCGAGATAATGCCATCAATCTTGGCGTTAACTACGATAGAATCGTTTTGAAGGTATTGGTCTTATCGTCTATCCTTATTGCCACATCTACGGCTTTAGTTGGACCTGTTACCTTTTTAGGATTAATTGTAGCTAATTTAGCGTATCAATACTTAGCCACCTACAAGCATTCCGTTTTAATTGCTGGTGCGAGCTTAATCAGTATTATCGCGCTTGTCGGCGGACAGTTTCTCGTACAGCATGTATTTGAACTCAGTACAACCATTAGTGTCGTCATTAACTTTGTCGGTGGTATTTACTTTATTTACTTATTACTGAAGGAAAGTAGGAAAGCATAATGATCGAAATTAAAGAGCTTTCTAAGAGTTTTGGAAAGAAACCGGTTGTTGAAAATGTGACATTAAAAATACATCCTAGGAAGATTACCTCGTTCATCGGACCAAATGGAGCAGGGAAATCAACTTTATTGTCCATGGTCAGCCGGCTCTTAGATGCGGATACAGGTGAAGTATTTCTAGATCAGGCAGATGTGAAAAAAATGAAGTCTGATGCCTTTGCAAAACGTGTGGCTATTCTAAAGCAATCGAACCATTTGAACATCCGCTTGACTGTGCGGGAGCTTGTATCCTTCGGCCGTTACCCATATTCAAAGGGGCGACTGACAAAAGAGGATGAAAGATTAGTTGACCAAGCATTGGAGTATATGAATTTAGTAGACATGCAAGATAAATTCCTTGATGAATTATCCGGCGGTCAAAAACAGCGGGCCTTTATTTCCATGGTTATTGCACAGGATACAGAATATATCCTGCTTGATGAACCTTTAAATAACCTTGATATGAAGCACTCTGTCCAGATTATGAAAATCCTTCGCAAGCTGGTTGATGAACTTGGAAAGACCGTTGTCATCGTCTTGCATGACATTAACTTTGCTTCTGTCTACTCTGATCGTATTGTTGCATTGAAGGATGGCCGTCTAATCAAGGATGGCCCTGCACATGAAATCATTAATCCAGATGCTTTGCGGGATGTCTATGATATGCATATCCCAGTGCAGGAGCAAAACGGTTGCCGCATTTGTGTCTACTTTAATTCGCATTAAGGCTTTCCCTCTTTTATCATCTAAACGAAAAAATCTAGAATTGCTGGTAAAAAGAGTTGACAGATTTTGAAAGTTCAGTTTAGAATGATAAATGTAAATGAAAATGATAATCATTTTCAATTAAAGATTCTGTTTAGGGGGAAATACAGGATGAAGAAGTGGAAGTTTTTAGCAGCGCTTGCAACACTAACATTAATGTTGTCTGCTTGTAACACAAGTGAAGAGTCAACAGGAGGAGATTCCTCTGAGAAAGCTTCACAAACAGAAGGAAATGAGTCTAACTCAGCATTCCCGATGACTGTGCCTTCATTATCAGATTCACGTGAAGATGAAGAAAGCGGAAAAACGACGACATTTGAAGATGTCACTTTAGATAAAATGCCTGAGCGTATTGTAGCGCTTGACTATGGTTTCTTAGATACACTTGATGCTTTAGGGGTTGAAGGAATCGTAGGGGTTGCTGCCGGCGGCGGTAAAGGAAATATGCCGGATCACTTGAAAGAAAAGTATGTAAATGATGATGTAGCTGATGTTGGTACATTGAAACAAATCGAATTTGAAGCAGTAGCAGCAGCAGAGCCGGATGTTATTTTCATCTCAGGCCGCCAAACACCGTACTATGAAGAGCTTAAAGAAATTACGCCAAATGTTGTTTTCATTGGCTCTGACAATGAGAATTACATAGAGGCTGTATACGAAACAGTTGATCTAGCAGCTAAAATCTTTGATAAGAAAGATAAAGCAGAGGAATTAAAAGCAAATCTGCAAGAAAAAGTGGATGCTGTGAAAGAAAAAGCAGCAGGCTATGAAAATGCACTAGTGGCTATGTACAATGACAAGAAAATCTCCGGATTCGACAACGGTAAAGATTCTCGCTTCGCTTATGTTTATAATGACTTTGGATTTAAGCCGGCAACAACTGAAATCGATGCTTCATCACATGGTTCCGATTTCTCTTATGAATCTGTCCTTTCCGTTGACCCAGAGGTGTTGCTCATCATTGACCGTACAGCTTCTGATGTAGAGACAATCAAAAAAGATATTGAAAATGATATCATCAAAAAAACACGTGCTTATAAAGAAGGAAAAATCGTCTATCTTGACGGTGTTAACTGGTACTTCTCAAGCAATGGTGTAACAACAGAAGCAGATAAACTTGATGAAATCTTAAATGAGCTTAAATAATTTCATTAATATGGAGCATGTCTCAAAGGGACATGCTCTTTTTAACTAAATGGGACAGGAGTGAGAATCATGTTTGTACAAATCCGTAAGTGGACAGTGACAGAAGGAAATGCAGACAAGATACTTGAGCGCTTTAAGAAAAAGCCTGGACAAGGACCATCCTTAGTGGAACAGCGTGAAGGATTCATCGGGCGTGAGCTGTTAGTGAAGAAAGCGGCACGCGGGGAAGAGGAAGTGGTTATGCTGGTTCGATGGGAATCAGAGGAAGCATGGAAGGCCTGGGAGAAGAGCCCTGAGCATATCGCAGGCCATAAGGCGAAAATCAAGGAGCATGGCGGAAAGCCGCCAAAGCCTGATTATGTTATCAATATGGAGCACGGAAAATACCTGGTCGTTGAATAAGACGAGTGAACAAAAAGCCCATCCCTAATAAAATGTGAGATGGGCTTTTTGTTCGTCTTTAAAACTCAAGAGGAGGTGTTGTCTCATCCATCACCTTAAATGTGTAGCCTTTATGCTTCAAACGGCGGATAATTTCAGGCAGTCCATCTACAACGGTTGTATTCCCATTGAAATCATGGAGCAGGATATATAAATTTTCTTTCCCATTGATTGAATTCATAATCCCAGCTGTAATTTTCTTTTCGGGAACCGGTGGGTTAATCGCATCATTTGCATCACAATTCCAATCAAAAAATACATAACCGCGTTTCTTGCCTTCCTCCTTAAGAATTGGCATCAAATTAGTACCGGCATATTGCCGGTTGATGTAATTATTGGAACCGCCGGGAAAGCGTAATATATTTGGAGAGGAACCGACTTCTTTCTTCAAGAATTCCTCCAGCCGTTCAATATCCGCATAGAAAGATGCCTTTGACCGGTAAATAGATGAATACTTGTGCGAATAGGAATGAAGTCCAAGAGCATGACCACGTTTTACCATTTTCTTGTATAAATAATGGTGTGATTTTTCTTTCGTACCGGTAACGAAGAAAGTTGCCTTCACATCATGGATATCAAGGATGTCCATGATTGGTTCAGTGATATTGGATGGGCCGTCATCAAAGCTTAAATAGGCTGTTTTGGCAAGAGCTTCATTTGGAAGCAGAAGAAGAGCTAATAAAGGAAGTACAATTAATTTTCGCATTTTGTTCTCCTAAGTCATCAGGGTTTCTCGAATAGTTTAGGGAAAATGCCTGAAGAATATGCAGAAATGATTCGTGCATAGAAACAAAAAGTGGTTAAAATGTCGAACAAATATGTATAATATGAAATAGTTATGGATGAAAGGTTTGATTGAATGTTAAAGATTGAAAGCTATACAGTGGAGAGATTGGACGATCCATTTGGAATTCTAACCGGCGAACGGTATGAATTCTTTCTTGAGCTCGATGTTCCAGAGGAAGATGAATTATATAGCGAGAACGGTGTTATGCTGCGCGTTATTTTCTTAAAGGATGAAGAGAAGGAACGAATCAGCAAATATGAATTCATTGAAAATGAAACGAAAAATGTGCTCGACTTTGAATTAGAAGAAGACGAAGAGACAGCTGTCCTTACTTTTTGCCGAGAGCATTATGATGCAGAAGAGGATGATTCGGCTATTGAGAATTTATCCAATTGAGGATATGATTAGAGATACAACCATATAATCCGTAATAGAGTGCCTTGATGAAAACAAGGATAATAGGGAAACCGGTGCAAGTCCGGTGCAGCCCCCGCTACTGTAAACGCATATAAACTGATTCACTCATGCCACTGGTTCATTATTGAATACGGGAAGGCGGAATCAGGTTCAACAAGATAAGCGTAAGCCAGGAAACCTGCTCTATGTACTTGAATTCTATTTTTCGGTGGGAAGAATAGGGCGACTGATTCTATGCTTCTATTACTGGAATGCCGCCTTAGCTTCGTATTGAAGCTAAGGCTTTTTATGTGGCTGAAGATTTGATCCCGCACTAACGGTCAGTAAGACCTCCGGTTACAAAAAAGAGACTAACTGACCGTAAGTGCCCGATTGGTTCAACAAACCATCAGCGGGTATAAGAGCTCACCCGCTGATGGAAGTTTCACTTTATCCCGCACTAACGGTCAGTAAGACCTCCGGTTACAAAAAAGAGACTAACTGACCGTAAGTGCCCGATTGGTTCAACTAACCATCAGCGGGTATAAGAGCTCACCCGCTGATGGAAGTTTCACTTTATCCTGCACTAACGGTCAGTAAGACCTCCGGTTAAAAAAAGAGACTAACTGACCGTAAGTGCCCGATTGGTTCAACTAACCATCAGCGGGTATAAGAACACCCCCGCTGATGGAAGTTTCACTTTATCCCGCACTAACGGTCAGTAAGACACTCGGTTAAAGAAAAGAGACTAACTGACCGTAAGTGCCCGATTGGTTCAACTAACCATCAGCGGGTATAAGAACACCCCCGCTGATGGAAGTTTCACTTTAGAGGAGGGGAATTATTCGTGTTAATGAAGAAGAGATTTGCCGGTTTATTGGCCTTTTTGATGGCCTTATCCATTGTTCTTACTGCCTGCGGCGGTACATCAGAGAATGAAAACAAGAGCAAGAACTCCAGTGAAAGTACAGAAAGCGCATTTCCAGTAACGGTGAAGGATGGAACAGGAGAAGAGATTACGATCAAAGACAAGCCTGAGCGTATTGTCTCCTTGCTTCCGAGCAATACTGAAACAGCGTATGCATTAGGGCTTGAGGATGAAATTGTCGGGGTATCTGATTATGATAATTATCCTGAGTCTGTTTCTGAGAAAACAAAGCTAGGCGGCATTGAGGTGAATGTGGAGAAATTATTGGAGCTTAATCCTGATCTTGCTTTATTTTCAGCCTCTCAAGGGACAAATGATAAAGATATCATTCAACAGCTTCAATCAGCTGGGATAGATGTCGTTGTTGTCCCAGATGCAAATTCTATTGAAGGTGCCTATGAGACAATAGAGCTGATTGCAAAGGCAACTGGTAAAGAGACGGAAGGCGAAGAAATCATCGCTGAAATGAAAGAAGAGATAGCAGCCATTAAAGATAAAGCGGCTGAGGTGAAGGAAACGAAGAAGGTATGGATTGAAGTATCGGCCTCACCGGATTTATATACAACGGGAAGCGGCACATTTATGAACGAAATGCTCGAGATCATTGGGGCAGAAAATATTGCAGCCGACCAAGAAGGCTGGGTAACGATGAGTGAGGAAACGGTCATTGAAAGGGATCCTGATGTTATCATCACTACATATGGTTATTATATCGATAATCCACAAGAGCAGGTTTACGCTAGAAGCGGCTGGTCTGAAGTAAATGCTGTGAAGAAGAAGGAAGTTTATGATGTGAATAGCGATACGGTCACGAGACCAGGTCCTCGCTTAATTGATGGATTGAAGGAGATTGCGAAGGCAGTCTATCCGGATGTGTATAAATAAGAAAAAAAGAGTTGGATGGCTTTCATTAAGAAAGCTGTCCAGCTCTTTTTTTGTCGAAAACTATTATTTAAATTTTCTGTTAATTTTATTGAAAAGTCCCAATTACTGGGTTAAGATAGTACCAATACGTACTCGTACTCTCAAAACAGAATGGAATGATCAAGATGCTGCTAATGAAGGAACTTCCGAAAGAAGCGAAGGATAAGATGCTGTATTCTGCCTTAAAGCTTTTTGCTTTAAAGGGTTTTAAGAATACCTCTGTTCTCGAGATTGTTGAAGCTGCCCATGTATCCAAAACGACCTTCTATCAGCAATTTTCGAGCAAGGAAGCATTAGTTGTGGCTCTTTGCCAGGATTTAATTGATGAAATCGCCTTGGAAATCAAAAAGGCAGCTGTGCAAGAGCCGAGAGTTGGCTATAAAGCGTATGCCGGTATTTATCGCTATTTGCAAATCTGCTTTACCAATCCTGCTGTGGCTCATTTTATCCTGCTTGAATCAGTTGGTATTTCTGAGGAGGTGGAGGTAGTCAGGCGTGAAGCGATGCAAAGCTTTGCTGACCTGATTTTTGTCTTTGCCTATCAAGAGTTTTCAGAACAGGTGAGAGAGGAAGAAATCCGCATTATCTCGCAGGCAATGGTAGGCGCCATTAATGAGGTGGTGATTCGCCATGTGAAGGAGACAACTAGTGACCTTCATATAGAGGAAATGGCCAGATTGTTGAACAGGCTTGTCATAGGCGCGTTCGTCAATCTATCGAACGATCACTAATATGTGAGGAGGGATTTGGCTTGGTTTCATTCAAACCGAGTGAGGAGGAAGCCGCATTTATTCAAGTGGCGCGAGATTTTGCCCTGAAAATGATTCGGCCGGCCGCAAGAGAAACGGAAAAGAATCGTAAGGTCAGTGAGGAAATCATCAAGAAGCTGCAAGAAATTGGCCTGGATACCCTTGAATTGCCGGAAAGCTTTGGTGGATTAGAGCTTCCTGTCCTCTCGCAGGTACAGATTTTGGAGGCATTAGCTTATGGGGATTTAGACATCGTACAGGGACTTCCAGGAGCAGGGGAGTCAGGGGCCTTTATAAGAGAAGCGGAGAAACATCCTGCTTTTGCTGCCTATAAGAAAGCTTGTCAGGCTGGGAATGTACCAACAATCGCCTTTTGCCATCCGAACCAGCCAAAGCTGTCCATCAGCCGTCATGAAGAGGGCTATCTGATTGATGGCGAGACTGTTCCGCTTAGAAATGGGAAGTATGCGGACTATGTGCTGATCCACGGGAAAGCACAGGATGGAGAAGAGGTCATTCTCTTGCTTGAGAACAGCCTCGATCATTCATTCAAGGCTTTAGAGGGTGATTATCGATTAGGTCTATTAAGCGCTGGGTTTGCCAGCCTGTCATTCAAAAAAGTAACCGTTTCCAAGGAGTCGGTCATTGCTAGAGGGGTAGAAGCGAGAAAGCTTGGTCAGTCTGCTATGAGGCGAATTCGGGTCATGGAGGCAGCAAAGGAGGTAGGGGTTATCTCTGCTGCGCTTGATTATACGGTGGAATACACCGCAAGCCGGAAGGCATTCGGCTCAGAAATCGCTAAGTTTCAAGGGGTATCCTTTAATGTCGCTCAGATGGCGATTCATGTCAAAGCTGCCCGCCATCTTGTTCTATATGCGGCTAAGCAAATAGACATTGGAGCCAATGATGCTGGATTCCACAGTATTCAAGCTCTGCAGAATGCTCATCGAGCTGTCCGGTTTGTGACAGATTCGGCTGTACAGCTTCTTGGGGGACATGGATATGTCCAAGACCACCCTGTTGAGAAATGGATGAGAGACGGTCAGGCCCAAGTGGTATGGCTTGCGCAGGAGCATGACTTAAACGCGTATGCAGGAGATTGGCTCCTGAATGAAGATGAAAGGAGTGAAGCGGTTGATTTCATACGAACTGTCTCCACATCAAGCCCAAGTTAAGGATGTTGTCCATTGGTTTGCCGAAAATGAAGTCCGTCCCATTTCTATGCTGTCTGATGAACAAAAGAGGGTGCCGGATGATTGGCTGAAGAAAGTCAATCAATTAGGAATCTCGCTCAGTATGTCTTCCTTTGGAGAGAAGGATGGAGACGTTGAGAGGAAAGAAAAAGAGGAGAAGAAACGGGAAAAGCAGGGAAACCGGCTTGGCGTGATTGCTTCAGAGGAGCTTGGATGGGGAGATTGCGCCATTGCTCTTACATTGCCTGGACCAGGTCTTGGAGGCCCGCCGATTCAGCATAGCGGTACAAAGGAGCAGAAGGAGCGTTTTCTTTCAATCTTCTCAAGAGATGAAGAGCCTAAATGGGGAGCATATGCTTTAACGGAGCCGGAGGCAGGCTCGGATGTATCTGGATTGCAGACAACCGCCGTGAAGGTAAATGGAGGCTATGTCCTGAATGGTCAAAAAATCTTCATTACGAATGGTAAGAGAGCCTCATGGGTAGTGGCCTTTGCGACTGTGGATAAGACACTTGGAAGAGCCGGTCACCGGGCATTCGTTGTAGAGAAGGGAACGCCGGGATTCTCTTGTACGAGGCTTGCGGATAAGATGGGGCTGCGGGCTTCTGAGACAGCAGAACTGGTCTTTGAAGATTGCTTTGTTCCGGATGAAAATCTGCTCGGAGGAGAGGAAGCCTATCAGAGCACGGGCGCGCGCTCAGGCGGCTTCAGAGTTGCGATGAAGACCTTTGATAGTACAAGACCGATCATTGCGGCCATGGCTACCGGTATTGCAAGAGCAGCGTATGAGTATACGCTCGAATTCGTCCAATCAGAATTCCCGCGCCATGGTGTGCATTACAGACAAGCGTTGGGGCTATTGGCCGAGATGCAGCAGAAGATACAAGCGGCCCGCCTGTTAACTTGGGAGTCAGCCTGGAAAGGAGACCTAGGAAAGCCTAATGCGAAAGAGGCTGCAATGTGCAAGGCCTTTGCCGGGAAGATTGCACTTGAGGTAACATCGGCAAGCCTGGAAATCATGGGACCTTATGGCTTGGAGGGGAATTTAGTAGAGAAGCTGTACCGTGATGCGAAAATCTATGACATTTTTGAGGGCACAAATCAAATTCAGCAGCTGATTATAGCGCGTCATTTATATGAACCATATGGGATTCGTGTATAAAGAAGCAGTCATTTGCAGGAGGTGATGCCCTGACCTTAATAGAATGTGAGTTTGCTATTAAAAAGAATGAGATAAGATTCAAATGCCGGAAGGCCAATAAATGAAGGAGGAAAAGAAAAATGGGTAAAGCAATTGAAGATTATACATTACCGGAGTCTTTTACAAAAATTGAGGAGGCGTTAAATGCCAATCCTGGTCCAATTGAGGGAATTACGACAAGGTATCAGTTTACGATAACGGGAGCAGAAGAAGGTGTCTATCAGCTGAATCTGCAAGACGGCAAAGCAGAGGTAGCGGAAGGAGAAGCTGCCCCAGCTGACTGCACCTTGATTATGTCTCTAGATAACTTCCGCCAATTCTTGCTAGGCAAGTTAAATGGAACTGTTGCGTTCATGTCCGGCAAACTCAAGATTAAAGGAGATATTGGTAAAGCGATTAAGCTTGAAGGCATCTTGAAGCAATACAATGTCCAAGACCATCTATAAGTTTGTGAGACTGGTTAGGAGTGCTGGTGAACGAATTGGTAGGGAGAGATAATCAGGTGTGGTATCCATACCTGATTATCTTATATAAGGGAGGTGTCCTATGAAACCTTTGAATCTGGTCGATATGGTTTATAGAACAGTTCAAAGATACGGCCAGAAAGATGCATTGATGGCAAAGGTCAAAGGTGTTTACAAAGCAATCACCTATGC includes:
- a CDS encoding antibiotic biosynthesis monooxygenase family protein, which translates into the protein MFVQIRKWTVTEGNADKILERFKKKPGQGPSLVEQREGFIGRELLVKKAARGEEEVVMLVRWESEEAWKAWEKSPEHIAGHKAKIKEHGGKPPKPDYVINMEHGKYLVVE
- a CDS encoding iron chelate uptake ABC transporter family permease subunit, whose translation is MRKNSTKLLLLAVIALICMGLFAFYNIQGSFSYAFPRRVERLIAMVITGTAIAYATVIFQTVTHNRLLTPSVMGVDSMYEVVQTIIYFTAGSASIFVVSRYLNFGLSIAAMVIFALILYRFLFRADKYPIYLLLLAGMIIGTLLGSLVTFMQVIIDPVEYESLQARLFASFMNVKTELLLMAIVILGAAFLYGYRLLKDLDVVSLGRDNAINLGVNYDRIVLKVLVLSSILIATSTALVGPVTFLGLIVANLAYQYLATYKHSVLIAGASLISIIALVGGQFLVQHVFELSTTISVVINFVGGIYFIYLLLKESRKA
- a CDS encoding siderophore ABC transporter substrate-binding protein; this encodes MKKWKFLAALATLTLMLSACNTSEESTGGDSSEKASQTEGNESNSAFPMTVPSLSDSREDEESGKTTTFEDVTLDKMPERIVALDYGFLDTLDALGVEGIVGVAAGGGKGNMPDHLKEKYVNDDVADVGTLKQIEFEAVAAAEPDVIFISGRQTPYYEELKEITPNVVFIGSDNENYIEAVYETVDLAAKIFDKKDKAEELKANLQEKVDAVKEKAAGYENALVAMYNDKKISGFDNGKDSRFAYVYNDFGFKPATTEIDASSHGSDFSYESVLSVDPEVLLIIDRTASDVETIKKDIENDIIKKTRAYKEGKIVYLDGVNWYFSSNGVTTEADKLDEILNELK
- a CDS encoding DUF6509 family protein, translating into MLKIESYTVERLDDPFGILTGERYEFFLELDVPEEDELYSENGVMLRVIFLKDEEKERISKYEFIENETKNVLDFELEEDEETAVLTFCREHYDAEEDDSAIENLSN
- a CDS encoding acyl-CoA dehydrogenase family protein, translating into MISYELSPHQAQVKDVVHWFAENEVRPISMLSDEQKRVPDDWLKKVNQLGISLSMSSFGEKDGDVERKEKEEKKREKQGNRLGVIASEELGWGDCAIALTLPGPGLGGPPIQHSGTKEQKERFLSIFSRDEEPKWGAYALTEPEAGSDVSGLQTTAVKVNGGYVLNGQKIFITNGKRASWVVAFATVDKTLGRAGHRAFVVEKGTPGFSCTRLADKMGLRASETAELVFEDCFVPDENLLGGEEAYQSTGARSGGFRVAMKTFDSTRPIIAAMATGIARAAYEYTLEFVQSEFPRHGVHYRQALGLLAEMQQKIQAARLLTWESAWKGDLGKPNAKEAAMCKAFAGKIALEVTSASLEIMGPYGLEGNLVEKLYRDAKIYDIFEGTNQIQQLIIARHLYEPYGIRV
- a CDS encoding ABC transporter substrate-binding protein, which encodes MKKRFAGLLAFLMALSIVLTACGGTSENENKSKNSSESTESAFPVTVKDGTGEEITIKDKPERIVSLLPSNTETAYALGLEDEIVGVSDYDNYPESVSEKTKLGGIEVNVEKLLELNPDLALFSASQGTNDKDIIQQLQSAGIDVVVVPDANSIEGAYETIELIAKATGKETEGEEIIAEMKEEIAAIKDKAAEVKETKKVWIEVSASPDLYTTGSGTFMNEMLEIIGAENIAADQEGWVTMSEETVIERDPDVIITTYGYYIDNPQEQVYARSGWSEVNAVKKKEVYDVNSDTVTRPGPRLIDGLKEIAKAVYPDVYK
- a CDS encoding iron ABC transporter ATP-binding protein, translating into MIEIKELSKSFGKKPVVENVTLKIHPRKITSFIGPNGAGKSTLLSMVSRLLDADTGEVFLDQADVKKMKSDAFAKRVAILKQSNHLNIRLTVRELVSFGRYPYSKGRLTKEDERLVDQALEYMNLVDMQDKFLDELSGGQKQRAFISMVIAQDTEYILLDEPLNNLDMKHSVQIMKILRKLVDELGKTVVIVLHDINFASVYSDRIVALKDGRLIKDGPAHEIINPDALRDVYDMHIPVQEQNGCRICVYFNSH
- a CDS encoding TetR/AcrR family transcriptional regulator — protein: MLLMKELPKEAKDKMLYSALKLFALKGFKNTSVLEIVEAAHVSKTTFYQQFSSKEALVVALCQDLIDEIALEIKKAAVQEPRVGYKAYAGIYRYLQICFTNPAVAHFILLESVGISEEVEVVRREAMQSFADLIFVFAYQEFSEQVREEEIRIISQAMVGAINEVVIRHVKETTSDLHIEEMARLLNRLVIGAFVNLSNDH
- a CDS encoding polysaccharide deacetylase family protein, with the translated sequence MRKLIVLPLLALLLLPNEALAKTAYLSFDDGPSNITEPIMDILDIHDVKATFFVTGTKEKSHHYLYKKMVKRGHALGLHSYSHKYSSIYRSKASFYADIERLEEFLKKEVGSSPNILRFPGGSNNYINRQYAGTNLMPILKEEGKKRGYVFFDWNCDANDAINPPVPEKKITAGIMNSINGKENLYILLHDFNGNTTVVDGLPEIIRRLKHKGYTFKVMDETTPPLEF
- a CDS encoding acyl-CoA dehydrogenase family protein — protein: MVSFKPSEEEAAFIQVARDFALKMIRPAARETEKNRKVSEEIIKKLQEIGLDTLELPESFGGLELPVLSQVQILEALAYGDLDIVQGLPGAGESGAFIREAEKHPAFAAYKKACQAGNVPTIAFCHPNQPKLSISRHEEGYLIDGETVPLRNGKYADYVLIHGKAQDGEEVILLLENSLDHSFKALEGDYRLGLLSAGFASLSFKKVTVSKESVIARGVEARKLGQSAMRRIRVMEAAKEVGVISAALDYTVEYTASRKAFGSEIAKFQGVSFNVAQMAIHVKAARHLVLYAAKQIDIGANDAGFHSIQALQNAHRAVRFVTDSAVQLLGGHGYVQDHPVEKWMRDGQAQVVWLAQEHDLNAYAGDWLLNEDERSEAVDFIRTVSTSSPS
- a CDS encoding ABC transporter permease, with protein sequence MRLWMLITATVILTFISLFIGAIDIKPTDLLDWESDETQIFLMSRLPRLMAILLAGAGMGIAGLIMQSLSRNKFVSPTTAGTLDAAKLGVIVSMIFIPSMSYMGQILFSFAFALIGTFIFMQLLERIKFKDVIFVPLIGIMYGNIIGAISTFLGYEADVLQNVDTFFLGSFTLIVSGRYELLYVAVPAIIIAYIFANKFTVAGMGEDFARNLGLSYRTVLNIGLVIVAVISTTVVLTVGMIPFLGLIVPNLVSLYLGDNLRKTIPHTIFMGAAFLLACDIISRLIVHPYEIPVNTTVAVIGSAIFLIMLFRGKAYAKK
- a CDS encoding SCP2 sterol-binding domain-containing protein, with translation MGKAIEDYTLPESFTKIEEALNANPGPIEGITTRYQFTITGAEEGVYQLNLQDGKAEVAEGEAAPADCTLIMSLDNFRQFLLGKLNGTVAFMSGKLKIKGDIGKAIKLEGILKQYNVQDHL